The Peptostreptococcaceae bacterium genome includes a region encoding these proteins:
- the tilS gene encoding tRNA lysidine(34) synthetase TilS: MDMLERFKKNIIEKRLLKRGDTVVLGISGGPDSICMLSLFLRLKEEWDLILIPVHLNHLLRGEDSVRDALFVSEFCRQNGLECLSFERDVSGMAAKWKISIEEAGRRIRYDIFMSVAKDNNSRCIALGQNRNDQAETILMRMMRGTGLKGLAGIEHKRDNLFVRPILIFKRFEIERYCVRNELNPRTDLTNLEPVYTRNKIRLELLPYIEENFNNKIIDSLYRMGDMLRTDSDFIENEAAKAFDEMAKIYEGGRVSIARKDFDREHRAVKTRILRLAIKIAKGNLINITGERVLSAINAIERTSAKKTIEFPGSIDVTIQGNLIDVSIKEVCQATADFEYVLKIGETLYIEETGDLIEMEVVPFSQAFNMRMDDRTVFIDAGKVDSESLRVRNRRMGDRFSPLGMKGTKKLKDFLIDEKVEKGKRDSVLLLCDENEIIWVAGYRMSELYKTDSDTKNMLKITIRQACYEK; this comes from the coding sequence ATGGACATGCTTGAAAGATTTAAGAAAAACATAATTGAAAAAAGATTGCTAAAAAGAGGGGATACGGTTGTTCTGGGTATTTCAGGAGGGCCGGATTCTATTTGCATGCTTTCTCTCTTTTTAAGACTCAAGGAAGAATGGGACTTAATATTGATACCCGTGCATCTCAACCATCTGCTAAGGGGAGAAGATTCTGTAAGAGATGCATTGTTCGTTTCTGAGTTTTGCAGACAAAACGGACTGGAATGCCTTTCCTTTGAAAGGGATGTATCAGGTATGGCTGCAAAATGGAAAATTTCCATAGAAGAGGCTGGACGAAGAATAAGGTACGATATATTTATGTCGGTAGCAAAAGATAACAATAGCAGATGCATAGCCCTCGGTCAAAACCGGAACGATCAGGCGGAAACTATATTGATGCGCATGATGAGGGGTACAGGTCTTAAGGGTCTTGCAGGCATAGAGCATAAAAGGGATAACCTGTTCGTTCGGCCCATATTGATTTTTAAACGGTTCGAGATAGAGCGTTACTGCGTAAGAAATGAATTGAATCCGCGCACAGACCTTACCAACCTTGAACCGGTATATACAAGAAATAAAATCAGGCTGGAGCTTTTACCCTACATCGAGGAGAATTTCAACAATAAAATAATAGATTCGCTTTATCGTATGGGGGATATGCTAAGGACTGACAGTGACTTCATCGAAAATGAAGCGGCAAAGGCATTTGATGAAATGGCTAAAATTTATGAAGGTGGAAGGGTTTCTATTGCGAGGAAAGATTTTGATCGAGAGCACAGGGCAGTAAAAACGAGAATACTGAGGCTTGCCATTAAAATTGCCAAGGGAAATCTGATAAATATAACAGGTGAACGCGTTTTATCAGCGATAAATGCAATCGAAAGGACTTCGGCTAAAAAGACGATTGAATTTCCGGGATCAATTGATGTGACTATACAAGGAAACCTAATTGATGTTTCCATAAAGGAGGTTTGCCAAGCAACGGCGGACTTCGAATATGTACTCAAGATAGGGGAAACACTTTACATTGAGGAAACAGGCGATCTGATTGAAATGGAAGTGGTTCCTTTTTCACAAGCATTTAATATGCGAATGGATGATAGGACTGTTTTCATAGATGCAGGCAAAGTTGATAGTGAATCGCTTAGGGTAAGAAACAGGAGAATGGGAGACCGATTTTCTCCCCTGGGGATGAAGGGGACAAAAAAACTAAAGGACTTTCTGATTGATGAAAAAGTTGAAAAAGGAAAGCGTGATTCAGTGTTGCTTCTTTGCGATGAAAATGAAATTATTTGGGTTGCCGGGTATCGGATGAGTGAACTTTACAAGACTGATTCAGACACTAAAAACATGCTTAAAATAACGATTCGGCAAGCTTGTTATGAAAAATGA
- the ftsH gene encoding ATP-dependent zinc metalloprotease FtsH, translating into MRKYFKGASFYILVFIIIIMIVQFYGRAPQEQKTLDMSGLINELTNDNVQEINLNENQIIGVLKSDGSTFAAYIPKVIATDSFVARYILPGLETGQIKLTGEPPVQTPWFIDILPSIFMVLIFVVFWFVFMNQSQGGGGKVMSFGKSKAKLHKEDDRKQISFDDVAGLDEEKEELKEIVDFLKNPKKYIELGARIPRGVLMIGPPGTGKTYLTRAVAGEAGVPFFSISGSEFVEMFVGVGASRVRDLFEQAKKSSPCIVFIDEIDAVGRKRGAGLGGGHDEREQTLNQLLVDMDGFGDHDGIIIIAATNRPDILDPALLRPGRFDRQVSVGVPDVRGREAILKIHSKNKPLDEDVNLKVLARRTPGFTPADLENLLNEGALLSARVDSKTIKMGTIEEAITKVIAGPEKRSRVISDKEKRLTAYHEGGHAVLARLLPDTDTVHQVTIIPRGRAGGFTMQLPKEDKYYATKSEMEKRLIILLGGRVAESLILHDISTGAQNDLKRATEISRAMVTHYGMSEKLGTMTYGNGDEVFLGRDLATMKNYSEEVAYEIDKEIRRIMDESYDQAMKLLQKNVDKLHQIAEALLERETINSEEFEYIFRNDFEKFMANPEEATKEIEDERKKEFMELYGDENENGKIAEIIRDPEASRKAMKSIKEEESLSESEEKEDLEKTSGEES; encoded by the coding sequence TTGAGAAAGTATTTTAAAGGTGCAAGCTTCTATATACTAGTATTCATCATAATAATTATGATTGTACAGTTTTACGGAAGAGCGCCGCAGGAACAAAAAACCTTGGATATGTCTGGGTTAATAAATGAACTTACAAACGACAATGTCCAGGAAATCAATTTAAATGAAAACCAAATCATAGGCGTTCTCAAGAGCGATGGTTCAACATTCGCCGCCTATATTCCCAAAGTGATTGCTACGGATTCGTTTGTAGCAAGATACATTCTTCCGGGATTGGAAACCGGACAGATCAAGTTGACAGGAGAACCTCCCGTTCAGACACCATGGTTTATAGATATTCTTCCATCGATATTCATGGTTCTGATTTTCGTAGTGTTCTGGTTTGTATTCATGAACCAGTCTCAGGGCGGCGGCGGAAAGGTTATGTCATTCGGGAAAAGCAAAGCCAAACTGCACAAAGAAGATGATAGAAAGCAAATCAGTTTCGACGATGTAGCCGGTCTTGACGAGGAAAAGGAAGAACTCAAGGAAATAGTTGATTTTCTGAAGAATCCGAAAAAATATATTGAACTAGGTGCGCGTATTCCAAGGGGCGTACTTATGATTGGTCCTCCGGGAACAGGAAAAACATATCTGACGAGAGCCGTTGCGGGAGAAGCGGGAGTACCGTTTTTCAGCATCAGCGGATCCGAATTTGTTGAAATGTTTGTTGGAGTAGGAGCTTCGAGGGTAAGAGACCTTTTTGAGCAAGCCAAGAAGAGTTCTCCTTGCATTGTTTTCATTGATGAAATCGATGCAGTCGGACGAAAAAGAGGCGCGGGTCTAGGCGGTGGACATGATGAAAGGGAACAAACCCTAAATCAGCTCCTAGTAGATATGGACGGATTCGGAGACCACGATGGAATCATAATCATTGCAGCCACCAACAGACCGGACATACTTGACCCGGCTTTGCTGAGGCCTGGAAGATTCGATAGACAGGTAAGCGTAGGGGTACCCGATGTTAGGGGCCGTGAGGCCATATTGAAAATTCACTCTAAGAACAAGCCTCTCGATGAGGATGTAAACCTTAAAGTGCTTGCAAGAAGAACGCCGGGATTTACGCCCGCTGATTTGGAAAATCTTTTAAACGAAGGGGCTCTGCTATCTGCAAGAGTAGACAGCAAGACCATTAAAATGGGTACAATAGAGGAAGCCATAACGAAGGTTATAGCTGGACCGGAAAAAAGAAGCAGGGTAATCAGCGACAAAGAAAAAAGACTTACAGCATACCACGAGGGTGGACATGCTGTTTTGGCCAGATTGTTGCCCGACACGGATACTGTCCATCAGGTTACAATAATTCCAAGGGGTAGAGCTGGTGGTTTCACGATGCAATTGCCCAAGGAAGACAAGTACTATGCCACGAAGTCCGAAATGGAAAAGCGTTTGATCATACTTTTGGGTGGCCGTGTGGCGGAATCCTTGATTCTGCATGATATAAGCACCGGAGCCCAGAATGATTTAAAACGCGCTACTGAGATTTCCCGAGCAATGGTTACGCATTACGGAATGAGCGAAAAGCTAGGGACAATGACCTACGGAAATGGTGACGAGGTATTCCTTGGCAGGGATTTGGCAACGATGAAGAATTATTCTGAAGAGGTAGCCTATGAGATAGACAAGGAAATACGTCGAATTATGGATGAATCCTATGACCAGGCAATGAAGCTTTTGCAGAAAAATGTGGATAAGTTGCATCAGATTGCTGAAGCGCTTCTTGAAAGGGAGACAATCAATTCGGAAGAATTTGAGTATATTTTCCGAAACGACTTTGAGAAATTCATGGCTAACCCGGAAGAAGCAACCAAAGAAATCGAAGATGAGAGGAAAAAGGAATTCATGGAATTGTACGGCGATGAAAATGAAAACGGAAAAATCGCTGAAATAATAAGAGATCCAGAAGCCAGCCGAAAGGCAATGAAAAGCATAAAAGAAGAAGAATCATTATCGGAATCGGAAGAAAAAGAAGATCTAGAAAAAACATCCGGTGAAGAATCTTAA
- a CDS encoding thioesterase family protein, giving the protein MDFNLKIGMKASMEIIVDENQTAASYGSGGVKVYATPAMVGLLENTSLNAVDPFLPDGYATVGTHLDIKHLAATPVGMKVIANAELIEMDRKKLVFKVEAFDEKDKIGEGTHSRFIIEKKAFLKMAEEKASGK; this is encoded by the coding sequence ATGGACTTTAATTTAAAAATAGGAATGAAAGCGAGCATGGAAATCATCGTAGACGAGAATCAGACTGCTGCAAGCTATGGGAGCGGCGGGGTTAAGGTATATGCTACACCTGCGATGGTAGGACTTTTAGAGAACACATCGCTGAATGCTGTTGATCCATTCTTGCCGGATGGATATGCGACTGTAGGTACCCACTTGGACATAAAGCACTTAGCGGCAACGCCTGTGGGGATGAAAGTTATTGCCAATGCGGAACTTATAGAAATGGACAGAAAAAAACTTGTTTTCAAGGTAGAGGCTTTTGACGAAAAAGATAAGATAGGAGAAGGCACTCACAGTAGATTCATTATAGAAAAGAAAGCATTTTTAAAGATGGCAGAAGAAAAAGCTTCTGGAAAATAG
- a CDS encoding TldD/PmbA family protein, with amino-acid sequence TDAVHQITIAGNFFEMLMDIETICSDLKFIMPGSGHVGSPSILIGKLDISGE; translated from the coding sequence AACCGATGCCGTCCATCAAATAACGATTGCCGGCAATTTTTTCGAGATGCTTATGGATATAGAAACCATATGCAGTGATTTGAAATTCATAATGCCTGGATCGGGACATGTGGGATCGCCAAGCATTTTGATTGGGAAACTTGATATTTCAGGAGAATAG